One Lysinibacillus fusiformis genomic window carries:
- a CDS encoding ABC transporter substrate-binding protein: MILVLFTLVIEGCSSTSNKSADNKIVNEEMDGNSNKTTKVVKTVHGNVEIPIDAKRIVVDAYLPTLLLLDKKPVGAAEWDIENVHIQDLIEGIESTGEIDPEKILSLNPDLIISATAEKSTFEKLSKIAPTVIIPYETYKSVHEEVNGLAEILGKEKEATEWLKTFEEDMKKQRARIEKVINKYDTVSILGFYEKSTYIYGDGIYRGGQAIYKQLKLTPTDRIKEELIDVGETNKQISIEVLNEYAGDYIFLEESNGGKLDKTDPIWSSIDAVKNDHVFYLDPDRFWPYDPIAVKAQVEEIANMLIEKKGN, translated from the coding sequence ATGATACTTGTTTTATTTACTTTAGTAATTGAAGGTTGTAGTAGTACAAGCAACAAGTCTGCTGACAATAAAATAGTGAACGAAGAAATGGACGGAAATTCGAATAAAACAACAAAAGTTGTAAAAACAGTTCATGGTAATGTTGAAATACCAATAGATGCAAAAAGAATTGTTGTTGATGCATATCTACCTACATTGCTTCTACTAGATAAGAAACCAGTAGGTGCCGCAGAATGGGATATTGAGAATGTACATATACAGGATTTAATAGAGGGTATAGAGAGTACTGGAGAAATCGACCCGGAAAAAATCTTAAGTTTAAATCCAGATTTAATCATTAGTGCAACTGCAGAAAAGAGCACGTTTGAGAAACTATCTAAAATAGCTCCAACTGTCATTATCCCGTATGAAACATACAAAAGTGTACATGAAGAAGTCAATGGGCTTGCAGAAATATTAGGTAAAGAGAAAGAAGCTACAGAATGGCTAAAAACCTTTGAAGAAGATATGAAAAAACAAAGAGCGCGAATTGAAAAGGTAATAAATAAATATGATACAGTTTCAATACTTGGCTTTTATGAAAAAAGTACTTATATTTATGGAGACGGTATTTACCGTGGTGGACAAGCTATATATAAGCAGTTGAAATTAACTCCAACTGATCGTATTAAGGAAGAGTTGATAGATGTTGGTGAAACAAATAAACAAATTTCTATTGAAGTATTAAATGAATACGCTGGTGATTATATATTCCTTGAAGAATCTAATGGCGGGAAACTAGACAAAACAGACCCGATCTGGTCTTCGATAGATGCAGTTAAGAATGATCATGTTTTCTATTTAGACCCTGATCGTTTTTGGCCCTATGATCCAATTGCTGTAAAAGCCCAAGTAGAAGAAATAGCAAACATGCTTATTGAGAAGAAAGGAAATTAA